The sequence GGCCAGCCCTGCCCTCTCGGCAAGGGCGGCACCAACCCGTTCTCCTCCGCCGAGTTCACCCTTCAGCCCAACGCCCTCGACTTCTATGACGTCACCATCATCAACGGGGCGAACGTCAGCATCCAGATGGGGCCGCTCGGCGACGGCGGCTTCGCGCCTGCCTCCCCGCCCTCGCCCTACTCCTGTGGAAATGCCGGCGGCACGAGCGCCCAGGGCAACGCGGACGCGGGCATGCTGGAGGCCTGCTCCTGGAAGTTCACGCCGGACACGAGCACCGGGCTCCCCGCCGACTACTCCGTGCTGCTGCGCGCCGTCACGCTGCCGGTATGCACGAGCAGCAGCGACTGCGCGTCGGGCACGAGCTGCGTCAACAACCTGTGCCAGCCGACGCTGACGAAGTGCAGCACCACCCAGCCCTACTGCGCGGGCAACGCGGTGTGCAGCAACCCCAACAACCCCGCCACCGGCTATTGCAGCGCCTGCCAGGCGGACAGTGACTGCTCGGCTGACGCGGGGACTCCGACGTGCGGCACGACGTTCCTGCCGGGCATCGGCGACATGACTCCGCTCGTCCAGGCGTGTGGCAAGTCCATCGGCTGGTGGTCCTACGAGGACCTGTGCTCGATGCTGCCCGGCTACAGCTATGGCCCCCTCAACTGCTCGCAGATGATGACCGCGGGCACGGTGACGGACACGCTGACCAACCTCTTCGGGTGCGCCGGGCAGTTCTCCAGCTCCTGCTACAACGCGACCGCCGGAAACACCCAGGCCTGCTGTGGCTGCGCGACCTTCCCGGGCAACAAGGCGGGGAGCTTCTGGCCCACCACGCTGGAGGCTGGCAACAACCCGGCCCAGGCGGACGCCGGGCAGTGCGTCAACAACAACGCGGTGTGGGCCCAGAGCGTCCAGCCCTGGCTCGCCTTCCTCAAGCAGGCCTGCCCCACGGCCTATACGTATGCCTACGACGACGTCACCAGCACCTTCACATGCATGACGCCGGGTACCGGCGTGGTGGATGGCGGGGCGCCCAACTCCGTGGGTTACGGCATCGTGTTCGGGGACGTGAACTAGGACGTCCAGGGCCCTGATGACGTGGACGTGCGCCCGGCTCTCACCGAGCGCACGTTCAGGCGTCACCGATGGTGCCGGCACCGTCGTAGACCAGGACCGTCCAGTCGTTCTGGGTGGGTGCGGGTCATCCCGGAGAATAATCTGCTCATACCGCTTTTGCGGGCAATCCAGCAGACTTGTATGGCCGCAGTAGAGCCAGCCCAGGGAGCAGACACGCATGAGACGAAACATCGGACGAACGGTAGCCGGCGCGCTCGCGCTGGCCTCCGTGGCGGTGGGGTGTAACTCGGGAGACCCCTCCGCGGACTCACTGAAGGAAGCGAAGCAGGGGTTGGGAGGACCCGACTTCGTGGTGACGGCGCTGAGCGGCCCCACCAGCACGACGCCGGGCAGCTTCTTCAACGCGACGGTGACGGTGTGCAACCGGGGCGACACGGGAGGCGGAACGGAGGTGGCGCTGGTGCTGTCGGATGACAGCAACCTGTCCATCGCCACGGACTTCTGGGGCGGGAGCGAGTACCTGGGCTACCTGCCTCCCGGAGTGTGCGACACGCGCACCGTCCCGGTGAGCCCCGCGCCGTCGGATGGCGCGTGGTACCTGGGGGCGCTCGCCGACCCCTACGACTTCGAGTTCGAGTCCGACGAGAGCAACAACTCGCGGCTCAGCGGGCCGATGGGCGTGGGCTACGGGCCGGACTTCCTCATCACCGCCGTGGAGGGCCCCACCAGCGTGCAGTCCGGCCAGAGCCTCGCGGCGCGGGTGACGGTCTGCAACCAGGGCACCCTCTCCGGTGACGCCATGGTGGAGCTCTACCTGTCCGCCGATGAATTCATCCAGCCCTCCGGCGGGCCGGGGCCGCAGGAGGACATGTTCGTGGGCAGCGCCCACTCGGACCCGCTCTACCCAGGCCAGTGCGCCACCATGCCCGTCCAGGGCAATGCCTGGCTGCCTCCCCCAGGCACCGAGGGCCCCTACCACCTCGGCGCCGTGGTGGACCCGCAGCACGTGCGGGACGAACTCATCGAGGACAACAACTCCTCGTCCGGCTACCGCATCGGCGTGGGCAACCGGCCCGACT comes from Pyxidicoccus trucidator and encodes:
- a CDS encoding thaumatin family protein, translated to MTSRRLIAPILSLGLSAVVVVLAMGNGCKSLGTSARPELAATSASLSPPVSCPQGFRTFTLTNQATQTVWIGQTAGAAPPPFNCTDDSDCGPNQQCNNPGCTSSADCNSGNMCDTRTGQCMVAPGTQCNGTATTVTVDLPTPLCTGAKQVAPCTGCSAGSCDTATGLCMCASGGQSACPSGTTCSSTVQECSLANGGTCYFQQVIPGENQGCSSANPTCPSGQSCDVALGLCQYPATDGGVPLDALELTTGETATLCMPSTLPTAYSSLQPEYSACTQDSQCQSNRCLQASGGAISNPPTACPEGGTCLCRSVVGWSGGIFGRLGCQADGTKCQSADCGNAPGQPCPLGKGGTNPFSSAEFTLQPNALDFYDVTIINGANVSIQMGPLGDGGFAPASPPSPYSCGNAGGTSAQGNADAGMLEACSWKFTPDTSTGLPADYSVLLRAVTLPVCTSSSDCASGTSCVNNLCQPTLTKCSTTQPYCAGNAVCSNPNNPATGYCSACQADSDCSADAGTPTCGTTFLPGIGDMTPLVQACGKSIGWWSYEDLCSMLPGYSYGPLNCSQMMTAGTVTDTLTNLFGCAGQFSSSCYNATAGNTQACCGCATFPGNKAGSFWPTTLEAGNNPAQADAGQCVNNNAVWAQSVQPWLAFLKQACPTAYTYAYDDVTSTFTCMTPGTGVVDGGAPNSVGYGIVFGDVN